The genomic window TCCGATGCGGAAATCCTGTATGTATGCCGACTCGGAGATCTTCTGTGCCTTCTCTTTGGTGGCATAGCCGCTCGTTTGAACCGAGTCTTTGGCAAACCTGGCTACGTTATGACCTGTTTCGCTCAGATCGAGGGGAAGGGCGTCGTTCTTCAAAACATAAATCTCTCTTGGAACCCCGAATCCAATGGGGTGAGTCGTGTCAACGAGAACCCTGAAAATCGTCCCGGGAATCCGTCCCAGCCTGTCCTTTTCTTCTTTTTCGAACAGCGTTTGACGTTTGCTAAGCTCCTTCTTTGACTTCTCCTGCTCCTTTTCCTCCTTGGACTTCTCATCCTCTTTCTTCTCGGCCCTGGGTGATGCGCCGGTGATTCCTGATTTCCCCTTCGTCATGAATTGGGCTCCGCCTTCAATCCCGATCAAAACGCCTCCGTTCTGGATCCATCTCTTCAGTTTCTCGGTCTTTGCACTATCAAATGCCGATTGATAATTCGAGGCATCCGGTAGAATGATCACATCGAACTTCGAGAGGTCGGCATCCGCCAACTCGGTGGTTCGGACTCCGGTAAATGGCATATGCAATTCCCGTTCGAAGAGGAACCAAAGCTCTCCATAATCGTTCGAACTCACCGGAGGTCCGGCAGCGATGGCGATGTTCGCCTTCTTCATCGGAGCGATATAGCTTGAGCCCAGGCTGATACCGTTGTCAGTGAGACCAGTCGCGGCACTGTAGACATCGACGCCAAGTGTTTTGGCCAACGTCTCGATATCATCGGCAAGGGAATCACCGTTCGAGCCTGCGAAAGCTACAACGGTGCCGGCGACGAAATGCTGACCGGCGGTTTCGAAGGGACGACGGGCGACCGAAAGCGCATGTCCGCGCTCGAGTAGCTGCCAAACTAATTGAACTGCGCCGTTGCGCTGCCATGGGATGAGATATGCGTACGCGTGCTTGTCGCCGATAATGCGGCCGGCGGTTTGAACAGGGGCATCTATCCGGATGGACGCCGATGGCAGGGGAGACTGGGAGGCCCATGCCTTGAGTCCTGACGCTATAGGAAGCGACCATGCGGATACATCATAGAAGAAAGTATCGCGGACTGCTGTGACAGGTTCCAGCAATGTCTTCACGAGTCGAGCCTGCGGCTGAACGGTTGAAACGAAATAGGTCCCTTTTGGAATCTTTTCCCTGGTCCATTTAGATGTATAATACTCCTGAACCTGAAGTGCAACCGCATCGGTCAGCTGATGCACTTCGATTCCCTGTCGGAGAAGTGTCTCGATAACTTTGTTCGAGCGGGTGGGGTCTTCGGTGTTGCTGATGAGATACCCTTTGATGAGTCCGACGGACTGAGGAGCTGTGATCCAGAAACCGTAGAAATCCTCGATCCGTTCTTTTTTGTTCGTCACGCTTGTCTCGAGTGTTGCTATGCTTGTCACAAAATGATTGCGGGCGCGGTGCCTGAGCGTTAGAATTTCTCCGTTCGGTTTTCGAACTGCAAGGCTCGCGCGGGAACCGCCGGCTTGTTCGTATGTCATGCCGACAGCGCCATTGAACGTTGGCCAGGAATCGCCGTAGCCCGGATAGAACATATCAAACTGCTCTCCGACGTAGTACGACAACCCAAGTTTGTCAAATGCCTCGGCGTTCCCCTTGCCGAAGATCTTTCCCCATTTCAGAACTTCGGATGGGAGCGACTCGTGTACCGGAACCGCCGCGGGGAAGAAGAAGTACGAACTTGAGTATCCCATTTCGTGATAATCGACGTGAACATGCGGCATCCAGGTCCGATAGAGCTGAACACGTGCACGGGTTTCCTGTTGCGTCTGCCATGACAGATCACGGTTCAGGTCGAAGAAGTAGTGGTTCGTCCTGCCTCCCGGCCACGATTCGCTGTGTTCTAGGGAGGAGGGATTGAGATTTGGCTTCGTCCCGAGCACGGAGTTCACCCACTGAACATAGCGCTCGTGTCCGTCCGGGTTCACATTCGGGTCGATGATCACAATCGCGTTTTCAAGAATTGACTGTGTCCGGCTGTCTGTGCCGGCACAGAGTTGATATGCCACTGCCATTGCCGCTTCGGGGGAGGAAGCCTCGTTGCCGTGCACACCGTACGAAAGATACACGATGACAGGAAGCGTGGACATGATTGCTTCCGCTTCTCCTTTCGTTTGGAATGTCCTCGGATCGGTCAACCGAATATTCGCGCGTCTGATTTCTTCGAGCCGTCCCAGGTTGCCGGGTGAACTGACAATGAAAACCTGAAGGGACCTGTGCTCGTTTGTTTCGCCGTAGGGGACACGACGTATACGATCGGATGAGGCAACAAGCTTGTCGAAAACGGCATTGATCGATGCATGCGTCGTAAAGCGTTCACCAATCTCGTAGCCGAGCACAGACTCTGGCGTGATGACGGCGCGGTTGTGCGTGCCGCCGGGGAAAAACTCCGGTACTCTTTGAGCGTATGCGCTGCAGGTGATAAGAAGAGCAAACAAAAGTCGTTTCATGCTGACTCCGGTTGGGAAAGGTGTTTGCCAATGTACTCCAAAAACGTAGAAATCCAAAGTCATGTCATATTGCATCTCGGGACACAATTGGGTATTTTAACTCACACACCCTTTTTGAGGAGCGCATCTATGTTGGACGTCAAGCAGGCATCACTCTCACGATTGGTCGCCCTGGGGAGTGAGCATATCGTCGCACAGGTTTTTTGGATCGTCTCGTTCGCTGTCTTCACAGCGATCGGAGCACAGATAGAAATCCCGCACCATCCTATTCCGTTTACGCTGCAAACATTCTTCGTCCTTCTTGCAGGGGGATTGCTGGGCAAGCGAAACGGTTTCCTCAGCATGTTGATGTATCTCGGAATGGGGGCGATTGGAATGCCTGTCTTTTCCAGCGGATCGGCCGGTCTGGCCAGGCTCCTCGGTCCTTCAGGCGGGTACCTTCTGAGCTTTCCCATTGCCGCGTACTTGATCGGCTATCTTGTTTCGCTGCGTCCTGAGTCGCTCAGGGTAGTCGAAGGTCGCCTCAGTCAGTATCTGGTGACGTACGCGTGGGGGGTGACCGCCATGACTCTTGGACTCATTCTGATTTTCGCATTTGGAACGGCGCAGTTGAATGCTGTGTACTACCACAACTGGAACTCTTCATTCACTGCGGGCTTTTTGATTTTTTCCTGGTGGGACTTGCTGAAGCTCGTTGCCGCAGCAGGTATTTGGAAGGAACTGAGCCGGTCTTAGGCTTCAATGTAAGAGGGTGCTTAACAGAAAGCCGCTTGAGTATCAAGCGGCTTTCGTGTTTCTATGCTGGCTTCGTGTGGATACAGTGGGTGTTCTTGTCAGACGTCGCCGATCGCTAAAACTTCAGATGCTGTTCCCACCTTGCGAAGAGTTCTGCGGTCGCTTTCACGTCGCCCAGACAGTAGTTGGCGATATCCTGAAATCTCTTCTGCCCAAATAACCTCCCAAGATCGAGTCCTGTCACGCCATGGGATTTCGGACTCTCAATCCCGAACGACTTACAGTAGAAGTCGAGACTGAACTTGCGCGTGGCCCCGTAGAACGTCAGCTGGTCAAGGAGATCGCAGTGGACGTTGGAATCGTAACGGTAGGGCATCAGGTTCCGGCTCGGCTGTACCTGCAGGATGGCCGAACGGAGCATCAGAAACGGGCAGTCGAATCCGCGTCCGTTGAAGGTGATGAACTGCTCGTACTTCGTGATATCGTTCCAGAAGTGACCCAGGATTTCTGTTTCCGGACAAGAGACGAACTGAATCTGGCCGTCTTCTGAGACCGAGTCGCCCGCGTGGTCGGATTGGAAGATGACTTTGCCGCGATTGGTGTCAGGGTTGAGCATGCCGATCGCGATAATCTGGGCGGTCGCCGGGTACAGGCTCAGCTTCTGGATCGCTTCCGTGCGCTGCGCCTCCGTTTCGGCGAATTTCAAAAGATATTCCTGGCGAACCTCGTCGAACGACTCGAATGGATAGCCCAGGGTTTCGATGTCAAGCACTACGCGGGCCATGGCGGTTCCTTATGCGGTAATGCGGTATTCTCTGAGTCCCCAATGTGTTTCGACGGCAGTCACTTTGAGGATCGTATAGAGTGGAATGGCGAGAAGCATGCCGAGGACGCCCATAAGCTGGTTCCCGACGATTAAGACGACGATGACCGTCAGGGGGTGCATATCTACGGTCTTGGCGAAACATAGAGGCTGGACCACAATGTTGTCGACGAGCTGTACAACGAGTGTCATCATGGCGATTGGTGGAATGAGACTGAGATCGCCTGTCTGTGTAACTGAAATCAGGAACACGGGAATCACGCCGACAAACGGTCCGACGTAGGGAATGAGATTCGATATGCCTGAAATGACACCCAGCAAGAGCGCGTACTGAACGCCGATAACGTAAAAGCCGATGACATTCAGTACGCCGACGACCAGCGAATCGAGGAGCCATCCGCGCAGGTATCCGACGAGGTCTTTCTGGATCTTGTCGACGACGTTTAAGGTCATCTCAAAATACTTATTGGGCACGCGTTCGAGAAGCCGTTTCGCAGCGCGATCTCCCTCGGCAAGAGCGAAGTACGTCACAAAAGGCACAATAAGGAAGCTGAAGGCAGAGCCCGCCGCAGATGCTGCCCCATGCCCTACTGCCTGGATGCTCTCGTCAATCATCGAGCGAATTCTCGCAGATGCCGATTGCGGATTGATGAAAGGGAGCCCCTTCGTCACATCGTGCACAAGCTCATCAAGCTTACGATCAAGGGGAAAATTCTGAAATCCCGTGTACAGCCCGCGCGCGTAGTTCATGAGGTCGGGTATGCCGTTGGCCGCGCTGATAAGCAGAAAGATAATCAGAGCCAGGAAGACCATCGCGACAGAAATTGTGCGACGGATACCAAGATGGATTTCGAAAAACCGGACAAGCGGCCTAAGGATGAACGCGAGGAGCAGCGAGAAGATCATTGCTACAAGGAGTGAAGGAAAAAGGGACGCGACAGCGAACCCGGTAAGAAGGAAGGCTAGAAGCGAACTTGCTCTGAGCGTTGGATGCGTGGCATGGACGGTAAGCATCGGGTCGTGTGACCGATCGGGATGTGAGTAGGAGAACAGCTGTTTGGTCGTTACGCCGTAATGCGGTAATTCTTGAGACCCCAGAATGTCTCGACTGCGGATACCTTGATGATCGTGGCAAGTGGAATGGCAAGGAGCATGCCGCCGATCCCCATAATTTCGTGGCCGATAAGAAGCAGCAGAATCACTGTCAGGGGATGCATGTCGACCGATTTCGCAAAGCAGAGCGGCTGAACGACAAAATCATCGATCATTCGTATGATCACCGTCAGGATGATGATGGATCCGACCATCCCGAAATCGCCCACCTGAGTGAGGGAGACAAGGATCGCCAGGCTTGCGCCGACAAGAGGCCCCAGATAGGGGACAAGATTGGCGATACCTGCGAGAACGCCGATAATGATCGAATACTGGATGCCGAGAATACTCAGGCCGACGATGGTCAGGAGTCCGATGATCATGGAATCAAGAAGCCATCCTTTGAAATATCCGACAAGTTGTCGCCGGATTTTCAGGACGACGTTCAACGTCATTTCAAAATAGTGGTTCGGCACACGCCTGATGAGCGCAGTGAATGCCCTGCGCCCGTCAGCGAGAAGAAAGTACGTGACGAATGGGACGATCACGAGCGTGACGAGTGTCCCAAGTGCTTTCTGTATGGAGTTGCCTGCCTCGTCGGCGGCGCTCTGGATTGCCCCATGGATCGACTGAGCAAGTGAAGCGCTGTTGACAAATGGAATAGTCCCCTCGAGTCCTTTCGTCAGCTCCTGGAGCTTTGCCTCAAAGGGGAATTGCTGTATCTGTCCGTGGATCGAGATGAGCCGATCGAGCAGCAGGGGGAGCAGTAATGAAAGGAGGAAGACCAGCGCACCGCCGACCGTGATAAACGTTATGATGATTGCCGGAACGCGTTTCATGCCAAACCTGCTCTCGATCGCAGAGACAAATGGTCCGAGGATGAACGCCGCGAGTGCAGAGAGGATGAGAGCCAGAACAAGATCCGGGAAAAGCGATCCGATCCAGAACGCACATGCGATGGCGCCTATGAGGAACGTGACTTTGATGAACGGATGGCTGGGGGCCGATGGTTTCATTGGGATCGCTATCGGAGAATGCTGCGGGCGGTTTTGTACGCCACTTCGGTGGAGAATCCGCGGTTCAGAAGATAGTCGGCCAGCCGCTTCTGGCGCACAGCCGGTTCAAGGTCGGAAAAGCGGGCCCCGCTCATCTTGAGTTTTCGGGTTGCGAGCGTTCGGGCTGCTTCCTGCTCATTCTCGTCAGTGACATACTCCTTAATCACTCGCTCTGTTGCCTGAAAGGAGATCCCTTTTTCCATCAGCTTTCTTCGCAGAAGAGCTCTTCCCACTGGTTTTCCGCGGAGTTTGTCCCTCACGAACATTCTCGCAAACTCAAGGTCGTTGATGAGGAAGATCTCGCGAAGATGTTCCACCACGGCATGGACGATGTCTTCGGTGAAACCCTTACGGACCAGCTTATCGGTAACTTCCTTCGAACTGCGCGGGCGATAAGAAATGAAATTGACGGCGATCTGGTTCGCCCGCTCGCATGCATCGGCCAGAAGGAGCTTGTCGATTTCCCCCTGGTCGATGGATTTCCCTGTGAACAGACCTGCCTTCACGAGAAGAGACTCGCTGACGTGAAAGGCGGGTTTTTCGTCAAGCGAGATTTCGTACCTGCTGCGCGCTCGGCGGACTTTCTGAATCCTCGTGATAAGCATGCCTGTTCGCCGCTCTAGCTCTTAGGTGCTTTCTTGGTCGCTGCTGCAGGCTCGGCCTTTGATGGTGCGGCTGGTACCGGCTCTGCTGGGAGGAGCCCGAGTTTGCGCCGGACCGCTGTGTCGATCTCTGTCGCAAGCACGGCGTTCCCCTGCAGATACGTCTTTACAGAATCTCGTCCCTGCCCGATTCTATCCTCCTTATAGGAGAACCACGAGCCGCTCTTGGCAATGATATTCTGATCGACGGCGGTGTCGATGAGGTCGCCCAGTTTCGAAATCCCTTCATTGTACAGGATATCGAATTGTGCTTCTTTGAAAGGAGGAGCGACCTTGTTCTTCACCACCTTGACGCGCGTCCTGTTGCCGATGATATTCTGACCATCTTTCAGCGCCTCGATACGGCGGACGTCGAGACGGACCGACGCGTAGAACTTCAAAGCGTTGCCGCCTGTCGTTGTCTCGGGATTCCCGAACATGACGCCGATTTTCTGGCGAAGCTGGTTCGTAAACATTACCGTCGTTTTCGATTTGCTGATGGCTGCCGTGAGCTTCCGAAGAGCCTGAGACATCAGGCGTGCCTGCACGCCCATCGTGGGATCGCCCATTTCGCCCTCGATCTCCGCCCGTGGCGTCAGCGCTGCCACTGAGTCGATGATGACAAGGTCGAGCGCATTGCTCCGGACGAGGGTCTCGACGATTTCGAGAGCCTGCTCGCCAAACTCCGGCTGTGAGATCAAAAGGTTGTTGACATCCACGCCGAGCTTCTTGGCATAGGCGAGGTCGAGGGCATGCTCGGTGTCAATGAACGCTCCGACACCCCCGGTCTTCTGAACTTCCGCGAGCAGATGGAGACAGATGGTGGTTTTTCCGGATGATTCAGGTCCGAAGATCTCGACGACGCGTCCGCGCGGAATCCCGCCGATCCCAAGCGCAGCGTCGAGGGAAATCGATCCGGTCGATATCGCATCGACCTTCGCGATCGGGCCCTCCGAGAGTTTCATGATTGCTCCCTTGCCGTGCTGCTTCTCGATCTGATCGATGGCGATCTTGAGGGCCTGAGAACGTGCTTCTTTGTTAACTGATTCGGACATGGAAGCTCCTAATTAAGATGCAAGAGGAATTGAATTCAAGAGAGTGTACACTGAGCCGGCTGGTTTCAACTCACTGCGAATGATGTGCACTTCCGTGCAGCGGGCTATCAACGGTTTGAAAGTAATGGATTTTAGTTTGGCTGTCAAGCGGTCGATGTTGCGATCCCCCTTCACTCTGCCAAGCGTGACGTGTGCGTGAAACGGCCGATCTTCTTTTGCGAACCCGAACGAACTACACGCCATCTCAACGCTTCGTTGAAGGCCTGTCACGTCCTCGTTTTGCTCACTTCCGATCCACACGACGCGAGGCCTGCCGGGATTCGGAAAGGCGCCCAGAGTCACAAAGGAGAGATCGAAATGCCGGAAAGTGCCAATGGAATTCTGGACCTCCTTCGCCAGAAGGCCGGGCTGCGACGATTCCACGTCGCCAAGGAACTTCAACGTGATGTGAAACTTGTCCGACGTGTCCCACTTGACGTCGGCCTGAGATTCGATAAGCTGCTTCTGAAGAGTTGCGAACTCTCGCCGGATCTCTGCCGGAAGAGGGAGGGCGATGAATGCTCGATTCAGGGGCATCAGGATCTCACGATTCGATTTTGAGCAGTTTCCTTCTCAGGAGTTCGAGCGCTGCCTGCGCTGTCCGCTCCTTGATCCTTCGCCGTTCGTCACCGAGGTGGAAGCGAAGAGCAATCGTGCCAGTGCTGTCAGAATATCCGATCCAGGCGAGGCCCACTGGTTTTTCCTCCGAGCCGCCGGTCGGACCCGCGATCCCTGTGGTCGAAAGACCGATGTCGGTGCCCGATTTTGTGCGTGCTCCCAGTGCCATTGCCTCGGCCACTTCGCGGCTCACGGCCCCGTGGCGTTGAATGAGTTCGTGCGGCACACCCAGGTCCGCTGTCTTTGAATCGTTGCTGTAGGTGATGTACGACCGCTCGAAGTACCGCGAGCTCCCCGATACGTTTGTGATCCTGTCGGAGATGAGTCCGCCGGTGCAGGACTCCGCGACTGCCAGGGTGAGATGCCGTTCCATCAAGAGTTTGCCAATGACGTGCTCGAGTTCCTCGTCCTCGCCGGCGTAAATGTACTTTCCGGCTTTCGCGCGGAGAGCCTCTTCAACCTTATCGACCTGCAACTGCGCTGCAGCAGCGTTTTCTGCCCGAACGGTGATCCGAAGCCGCGTGCCGGTCGGACCCGGCAGGAAAGCGAGCGTCGTACCGTCGCCGGGGCCAAAGAGCGCGTGAACATCTCCGATTTGCTCTGCGAGAAACGATTCTCCAATGCCGGTGGTCTTCAACGTCCGGTGCTGGATCACCAGCCCTGTTGCCCGTACCGCGAAGAAGGGCAGAACGAAGTTCTCCATCATCGCCTTCATCTCAAAGGGGACTCCGGGCATGACAACGAGCAACTGCCTGTCTCGTTCGAACAGGAATCCAGGAGCCGGTTACCAGCACGACGTCGCTGTTGTCCAACGCCTCGGCGAAGGAATCGAGAATGGCCTGTTCATCGTCCCCCACCGTCGTCATTCGGGAAACGGGTATGCCGATGGAGTTCAGTTTCTCGGCGATGAAAGCCTGATTTGTATTGATGACCTGCCCGATCAGGAGTTCGTCACCGATGGAGATGATTTCTGCTTTCATGTGATGCTTGGTGTATCCGGCATTCTATGAGTATTGTTCAGATGATTTGTAAAGCGACCGCCAGCTGCAGGAGGAGATTGGTGTAGATTGCAGAAACAACGTCGTCGAGCATTACCCCTGAGCCTCCGTGAAGATTGTCGAACCGGCGGGCGGGGAACGGCTTGACGATGTCCAGTATACGGAAGATGAAGAAGGCGAGGGTGGCAACAAGAATGGTCTTCGGAAGAAAAAGGAGAGAGACCCACATGCCAAGCACTTCGTCAATCGTGACTTCACCCGGATCGTGTCCGTAAACCTTCTCCATTGCATCCGAGGCCTTGATGCCAAGGGCGAGAACCAGCAGGCTCGCAGGGAGCAGAATGTACCATCGTTCGAATCCTGGAATACAGTAGAATGCGAGACCGACAGCGCTCCCGACTGTTCCGGATGCTACCGGTGAGAACCCCGAGAACAGACCAGAGGCGAATGCCTTCGTGACAAAACCCACCTTCGGGGGCTGGGCGACTGATTGATCGGCGGGGTTGTTACTCGGATTCTGTGGATCGGTTGGAAGAGCCATACAATTCTCGGACAGTCGTCCAGTTGTCGATGACGTAGAGGACACCAGTCAGCAGTGTGATGGCTGCAATGACCGCCATGCCGGCGTAGAGTATTGATTGCCCGAGAAGCTGATCGAGCAATGCTGAATACCGTGACCGAAAATACTCGGTATCGCGTGCGATGTAGGCAAGAAGAATATAATAGATCAGTGCAAACTGAAGAAACGTCTTTGTCTTCGCCATGCGCGAAGTGTCAAAGGGCTTCCCTTTGAGTTCGGCGTAGGACCGGAGGAATGTGATGAGGATATCACGGATCACGATCACCCAGACAGTCCAGGCAGGGACAAGGTTGAGGTACATGAATGCAATGAGAGCTGCGGAGGTGACGACCTTGTCTGCCAGCGGGTCAAGAAATGTTCCCCACCGCGTCACGTATCCCCATCGGCGTGCGACCCACCCATCGTACCAGTCCGTAAGCATTGCAATCACGAAGACAACCGGAGAGAGCTGCCTCAGAACGGGGTCCGCCGAGAACAAGAACGCGACGAACACCGGCGTAAGGAGGATGCGAAGAAACGTCAGCTGATTTGGGGGAGAAAAAGCTAGCTTCATCACCTGGGTTGTATGGTTTCAATCAACAGCGGAACAAAAAATCCCGCCGAAGTTGCGGGATTTTTCTTGCCACAATCTATGTCGGAACCTCGCCCGCGTTAGGCGGCTTTCTGAACCTTGCCGGATTTAATGCAGTTTGTACACACCGTGATGCGCCGAACTGAACCATCGACTTTTGCTCGCACCGATTGGAGGTTAGGAAGAAACCGTCGGGGCGATCGGTTGTGGGCGTGGCTTACATGATTTCCGGCCATTGGTTTTTTGCCGCAGATTTCGCAAACTCTTGCCATCAGTAAACTCCATCTCTATAGTTCAAAATTGTAAACCAATATAGAGAGAAAATCAGAGAGAGGCAAGACCATTTTGCCGTGCCCACCACGATGTGGCCGGGGGCGGACCAACGTTGCACAAACCTGTTTTTTTGGTTATCATAATCAAAACCATGGGAGTTCATATTGTGAATAGTGAGTAGTGAACAGTGAACAGAAGGCGGCCAGGGAGTGATTTGGGCTCGATCCGACTTCATGTCGTTGGCCTTGAACCCTGGAACTCGAAACTCTAAACTCCAAACCCGAAACTCCTAACTCCTTTGACCATTCTCGGTATTGAAACATCGTGTGACGAGACCTCTGCAGCCATCGTGCGTGACGGCCGACTCTTGGCGAATGTCACGGCGACGCAATTGTTCCACTCGCAATACGGAGGGGTCGTCCCTGAACTGGCTTCAAGGGCGCACCAGCGCCGCATAATTCCGGTTGTGGAGGAGGCGCTTGCGAAAGCCGGGGTCTCCAAAAACGAACTCGACGGGATCGCCGCCGTCTATGGGCCCGGGTTGGTCGGCGCAATTCTCGTTGGTCTGAGCTTCGGAAAATCCATGGCCCTTGGCCTGGGGATTCCGTTTGTCGGCGTCGACCACATGGAGGCCCACATTTTCTCCAACCTCATCGACGATCCAAAGCCCGAATTCCCATTCGTAAACCTGACTGTTTCGGGCGGACACACCCAACTCGTTCTGGTGAAGGGACCGTTTGAACATCAGGTCCTCGGCGAGACGAAGGACGACGCGGCTGGAGAGGCATTCGATAAGGTGGCGAAGATGCTTGGAATTGGCTATCCGGGCGGACCACTGATTGACAAGTACGCCAAAGACGGAGATCCTGCGTTTGTCAGTTTTCCCCGTCCGTACCTCGAAGAGGGATCGCTCGAATTCAGTTTCAGCGGACTGAAGACCTCCGTCCTCTATTATCTTAGAAAGAGCGGCTTCATACCATTTTCTGATGGAGCTGAGGCGTCGATCACTCAGAAGAAACTGCGCTCTGACCTGTGTGCCAGTTTTCAGGCGGCTGTCGTGGACGTGCTCGTCAACAAGGCAATTCGCGCTGCTCAGGCATCACGAGTCAAGAGTATCACAGTCTCCGGGGGCGTTTCAGCGAATTCTGAACTCCGCACGAGGATGGTGGAAACTGCCGTTCGCCATGGATTGTCTGTGTTCATGCCGAAATTTGAATACTGCACCGACAACGGGGCGATGGTGGCGATGGTCGGGTACACGAAAATGCAGTCAGGGAAGACATCAAGTCTCGAATTGACAGCGGAGCCAAACCTGTCGCTTGCATGATTCGCTGTCGTGGGCAACAATCCCGAAGCGTCGGTCGGGCAAAGAGCAACCAACAATATGCCGAAATGAATCGGATCCAGAAAAAGTTCGCCAGCCTCAAAGCCGCCGGCCAAAAAGCGCTCGTTCCGTACATCACGCCTGAGTTTCCCTTCAAAGGTATGACGCTTGGCCTGCTCCGGGCACTTGAGGAAGCGGAAGCGGACCTCATTGAGGTGGGGATTCCGTTCTCTGATCCTCTTGCCGACGGTGAGACTATTCAGCATTCTTCCGAGATTGCATTGAAGAACGGTGCTACGGCTGAACGAATTCTCGAAGCGGTGCGCGAATTCCGAGCCGACAGTGAACTTCCAATTCTGTTGATGGGATACATCAACCCGATTATCCGATTCGGAGTTGAAAAGTTTCTGGCGAGGTGCAAGTCGGCCGGTGTCGATGGGCTCATCATCCCCGATCTTCCTCCCGAGGAAGCTTCCGAGATGACGACATTAAGTC from Ignavibacteriales bacterium includes these protein-coding regions:
- a CDS encoding nicotinamide-nucleotide amidohydrolase family protein; the protein is MPGVPFEMKAMMENFVLPFFAVRATGLVIQHRTLKTTGIGESFLAEQIGDVHALFGPGDGTTLAFLPGPTGTRLRITVRAENAAAAQLQVDKVEEALRAKAGKYIYAGEDEELEHVIGKLLMERHLTLAVAESCTGGLISDRITNVSGSSRYFERSYITYSNDSKTADLGVPHELIQRHGAVSREVAEAMALGARTKSGTDIGLSTTGIAGPTGGSEEKPVGLAWIGYSDSTGTIALRFHLGDERRRIKERTAQAALELLRRKLLKIES
- a CDS encoding molybdopterin-binding protein — its product is MKAEIISIGDELLIGQVINTNQAFIAEKLNSIGIPVSRMTTVGDDEQAILDSFAEALDNSDVVLVTGSWIPVRTRQAVARCHARSPL
- a CDS encoding phosphatidylglycerophosphatase A, which gives rise to MALPTDPQNPSNNPADQSVAQPPKVGFVTKAFASGLFSGFSPVASGTVGSAVGLAFYCIPGFERWYILLPASLLVLALGIKASDAMEKVYGHDPGEVTIDEVLGMWVSLLFLPKTILVATLAFFIFRILDIVKPFPARRFDNLHGGSGVMLDDVVSAIYTNLLLQLAVALQII
- the pgsA gene encoding CDP-diacylglycerol--glycerol-3-phosphate 3-phosphatidyltransferase is translated as MKLAFSPPNQLTFLRILLTPVFVAFLFSADPVLRQLSPVVFVIAMLTDWYDGWVARRWGYVTRWGTFLDPLADKVVTSAALIAFMYLNLVPAWTVWVIVIRDILITFLRSYAELKGKPFDTSRMAKTKTFLQFALIYYILLAYIARDTEYFRSRYSALLDQLLGQSILYAGMAVIAAITLLTGVLYVIDNWTTVRELYGSSNRSTESE
- the rpmB gene encoding 50S ribosomal protein L28, with the protein product MARVCEICGKKPMAGNHVSHAHNRSPRRFLPNLQSVRAKVDGSVRRITVCTNCIKSGKVQKAA
- the tsaD gene encoding tRNA (adenosine(37)-N6)-threonylcarbamoyltransferase complex transferase subunit TsaD → MTILGIETSCDETSAAIVRDGRLLANVTATQLFHSQYGGVVPELASRAHQRRIIPVVEEALAKAGVSKNELDGIAAVYGPGLVGAILVGLSFGKSMALGLGIPFVGVDHMEAHIFSNLIDDPKPEFPFVNLTVSGGHTQLVLVKGPFEHQVLGETKDDAAGEAFDKVAKMLGIGYPGGPLIDKYAKDGDPAFVSFPRPYLEEGSLEFSFSGLKTSVLYYLRKSGFIPFSDGAEASITQKKLRSDLCASFQAAVVDVLVNKAIRAAQASRVKSITVSGGVSANSELRTRMVETAVRHGLSVFMPKFEYCTDNGAMVAMVGYTKMQSGKTSSLELTAEPNLSLA
- the trpA gene encoding tryptophan synthase subunit alpha, coding for MNRIQKKFASLKAAGQKALVPYITPEFPFKGMTLGLLRALEEAEADLIEVGIPFSDPLADGETIQHSSEIALKNGATAERILEAVREFRADSELPILLMGYINPIIRFGVEKFLARCKSAGVDGLIIPDLPPEEASEMTTLSRKCGISNVFLIAPTSSDARIKEIDGCSTDFSYCVSVTGVTGSRAQFGEGGGLDEFLQRVRRNSRKPFVVGFGISQREHVQRVWEYADGAVVGSSLINVLGKAASEEQALRAAVDFLRSIRPN